The Punica granatum isolate Tunisia-2019 chromosome 4, ASM765513v2, whole genome shotgun sequence genome has a window encoding:
- the LOC116204090 gene encoding phosphoglycolate phosphatase 2 isoform X1, giving the protein MTAGESTMATSTSCGEAAELLSPHNVRGLLDSVDAFLFDCDGVIWKGDTLIDGVSQTLDLLRSKGKKLVFVTNNSTKSRRQYSKKFHSLGILVSEDEIFSSSFAAAMYLKVSNFPQDKKVYVIGGEGILEELQLAGYTGLGGPEDGKKLVDLQANSLFEHDKTVGAVVVGLDPYINYYKLQYGTLCIRENPQCLFIATNRDAVGHMTSSQEWPGAGCMVAAVCGSTEKQPIVVGKPSTFMMDFLLQKFNISVSKMCMVGDRLDTDILFGKNAGCKTLLVLSGCTSLSTLQDSSNKIQPDYYAEKVSDLLQLSGL; this is encoded by the exons ATGACAGCGGGAGAGAGCACAATGGCGACCTCAACCTCTTGCGGAGAAGCAGCTGAGCTCCTCTCCCCTCACAACGTCAGGGGCCTTCTCGACTCCGTAGATGCTTTCCTCTTTGACTGCGATG GTGTGATCTGGAAAGGAGACACTCTCATCGATGGCGTTTCTCAGACGCTCGACTTGCTTCGTTCAAAG GGGAAGAAGCTGGTTTTCGTTACGAATAATTCGACCAAGTCGAGAAGGCAGTATTCCAAGAAGTTCCATTCTTTAGGAATTTTGGTTAGTGAG GATGAGATTTTCTCCTCGTCCTTCGCTGCAGCTATGTACCTGAAAGTTAGTAACTTCCCGCAGGATAAGAAG GTTTACGTGATAGGAGGGGAAGGCATACTGGAAGAGCTACAACTTGCCGGATATACCGGTCTTGGTGGCCCT GAAGATGGCAAAAAGTTGGTGGACCTGCAAGCAAATTCCCTGTTTGAGCATGATAAAACT GTTGGAGCAGTTGTGGTTGGGCTAGACCCATACATCAACTACTACAAGCTTCA GTATGGAACTCTATGCATTCGCGAGAATCCCCAGTGTCTTTTCATTGCCACAAACCGTGATGCAGTTGGACATATGACCTCTTCACAGGAATGGCCAG GCGCAGGGTGTATGGTTGCTGCTGTCTGTGGTTCAACCGAAAAGCAGCCTATTGTTGTTGGGAAGCCTTCAACCTTTATGATGGATTTTTTGCTACAAAA GTTTAATATAAGTGTCTCTAAGATGTGCATGGTGGGTGACAGACTGGACACTGATATCTTATTCGGGAAGAATGCTGGCTGTAAAACTCTCCTTGTGCTTTCAG GTTGTACGAGTTTATCGACTCTGCAGGACTCATCAAATAAAATTCAGCCAGATTATTATGCAGAGAAGGTGTCTGACTTACTTCAATTGTCGGGACTATAA
- the LOC116204090 gene encoding phosphoglycolate phosphatase 2 isoform X2, with protein MTAGESTMATSTSCGEAAELLSPHNVRGLLDSVDAFLFDCDGVIWKGDTLIDGVSQTLDLLRSKGKKLVFVTNNSTKSRRQYSKKFHSLGILVSEDEIFSSSFAAAMYLKVSNFPQDKKVYVIGGEGILEELQLAGYTGLGGPEDGKKLVDLQANSLFEHDKTVGAVVVGLDPYINYYKLQYGTLCIRENPQCLFIATNRDAVGHMTSSQEWPGAGCMVAAVCGSTEKQPIVVGKPSTFMMDFLLQKLDTDILFGKNAGCKTLLVLSGCTSLSTLQDSSNKIQPDYYAEKVSDLLQLSGL; from the exons ATGACAGCGGGAGAGAGCACAATGGCGACCTCAACCTCTTGCGGAGAAGCAGCTGAGCTCCTCTCCCCTCACAACGTCAGGGGCCTTCTCGACTCCGTAGATGCTTTCCTCTTTGACTGCGATG GTGTGATCTGGAAAGGAGACACTCTCATCGATGGCGTTTCTCAGACGCTCGACTTGCTTCGTTCAAAG GGGAAGAAGCTGGTTTTCGTTACGAATAATTCGACCAAGTCGAGAAGGCAGTATTCCAAGAAGTTCCATTCTTTAGGAATTTTGGTTAGTGAG GATGAGATTTTCTCCTCGTCCTTCGCTGCAGCTATGTACCTGAAAGTTAGTAACTTCCCGCAGGATAAGAAG GTTTACGTGATAGGAGGGGAAGGCATACTGGAAGAGCTACAACTTGCCGGATATACCGGTCTTGGTGGCCCT GAAGATGGCAAAAAGTTGGTGGACCTGCAAGCAAATTCCCTGTTTGAGCATGATAAAACT GTTGGAGCAGTTGTGGTTGGGCTAGACCCATACATCAACTACTACAAGCTTCA GTATGGAACTCTATGCATTCGCGAGAATCCCCAGTGTCTTTTCATTGCCACAAACCGTGATGCAGTTGGACATATGACCTCTTCACAGGAATGGCCAG GCGCAGGGTGTATGGTTGCTGCTGTCTGTGGTTCAACCGAAAAGCAGCCTATTGTTGTTGGGAAGCCTTCAACCTTTATGATGGATTTTTTGCTACAAAA ACTGGACACTGATATCTTATTCGGGAAGAATGCTGGCTGTAAAACTCTCCTTGTGCTTTCAG GTTGTACGAGTTTATCGACTCTGCAGGACTCATCAAATAAAATTCAGCCAGATTATTATGCAGAGAAGGTGTCTGACTTACTTCAATTGTCGGGACTATAA
- the LOC116204089 gene encoding DAR GTPase 2, mitochondrial isoform X1, translated as MGMAAVTAILAGKVGGAVQQASRNRAAGWWYDPHMAAASRAIAERTPLVDLILEVRDARIPLSSQFDQLKDQPPSSKRVIVLNKMDLANGAEVKEWMSYMEHQKQICYGVNSHNRDNIKKFLNFLQAHMRQLKKIDYSSSTITMMLVGVPNVGKSALANSLHKVGRVGAAEKGKLKHATVSPLPCETKDISSFKIASNPNVYVLDTPGILPPVINETEICSKLALTGTIRDSLVGEKELAMYFLSMLNSSEEYKKWAELSSAQTGRMLADCEAACASSSDLDMKGKRRYPSDHTQDFIVDDVRRTLYEEASSFQRKLAKSKDCMRLIELQLEALPEAFRVPLEFGDDSFVKVSKKLLNLYRTGRLGHYTLDSVPNHSHLIL; from the exons ATGGGAATGGCAGCGGTGACGGCAATTTTGGCTGGGAAGGTAGGAGGCGCTGTGCAACAAGCATCAAGGAATCGGGCGGCAGGATGGTGGTACGACCCTCACATGGCCGCGGCCTCACGCGCTATAGCTGAACGCACCCCGCTGGTCGATCTCATCCTCGAAGTCAGAGATGCTCGG ATTCCATTGTCGTCTCAGTTTGATCAACTAAAGGACCAACCACCTTCATCTAAGCGAGTTATTGTGTTGAACAAGATGGACCTTGCAAATGGGGCAGAGGTCAAG GAATGGATGAGTTATATGGAGCATCAAAAGCAAATATGCTATGGAGTCAATTCCCATAACAGGGATAACATTAAGAAG TTCCTTAATTTCTTGCAAGCCCATATGAGACAATTGAAGAAGATAGACTACTCTAGTTCTACAATAACAATGATGTTGGTTGGGGTTCCGAATGTTGGAAAATCAGCTCTTGCCAACTCTTTGCATAAAGTTGGCAGGGTTGGTGCTGCAG AGAAAGGGAAGTTGAAGCATGCGACTGTGAGCCCACTGCCTTGTGAGACTAAAGATATCAGCAGCTTCAAG ATCGCCAGCAATCCAAATGTATACGTATTGGATACTCCTGGAATATTGCCTCCCGTGATCAATGAAACTGAGATATGCTCAAAGCTAGCTTTAACAG GAACCATCAGAGATTCTTTAGTTGGTGAAAAAGAACTTGCTATGTACTTTCTATCGATGCTCAATTCCAGTGAAGAGTACAAGAAATGGGCTGAGTTGTCAAGCGCTCAAACAGGGAGAATGTTAGCAGATTGTGAAGCAGCATGTGCAAGTAGCTCAGACCTTGACATGAAAGGGAAAAGACGGTACCCATCAGATCACACACAG GATTTCATAGTAGATGATGTCCGCCGCACTCTTTATGAGGAAGCCTCATCATTTCAAAGAAAACTGGCTAAAAGTAAGGATTGTATGAGACTAATCGAGTTGCAACTGGAAGCCTTACCTGAAGCTTTTCGGGTTCCGCTAGAATTCGGTGATGACTCTTTTGTCAAGGTCTCGAAAAAATTACTGAATCTGTATCGTACTGGGAGGTTGGGACATTACACTTTGGACTCAGTTCCAAATCATAGTCATTTGATTTTGTAG
- the LOC116204089 gene encoding DAR GTPase 2, mitochondrial isoform X2 produces MAAASRAIAERTPLVDLILEVRDARIPLSSQFDQLKDQPPSSKRVIVLNKMDLANGAEVKEWMSYMEHQKQICYGVNSHNRDNIKKFLNFLQAHMRQLKKIDYSSSTITMMLVGVPNVGKSALANSLHKVGRVGAAEKGKLKHATVSPLPCETKDISSFKIASNPNVYVLDTPGILPPVINETEICSKLALTGTIRDSLVGEKELAMYFLSMLNSSEEYKKWAELSSAQTGRMLADCEAACASSSDLDMKGKRRYPSDHTQDFIVDDVRRTLYEEASSFQRKLAKSKDCMRLIELQLEALPEAFRVPLEFGDDSFVKVSKKLLNLYRTGRLGHYTLDSVPNHSHLIL; encoded by the exons ATGGCCGCGGCCTCACGCGCTATAGCTGAACGCACCCCGCTGGTCGATCTCATCCTCGAAGTCAGAGATGCTCGG ATTCCATTGTCGTCTCAGTTTGATCAACTAAAGGACCAACCACCTTCATCTAAGCGAGTTATTGTGTTGAACAAGATGGACCTTGCAAATGGGGCAGAGGTCAAG GAATGGATGAGTTATATGGAGCATCAAAAGCAAATATGCTATGGAGTCAATTCCCATAACAGGGATAACATTAAGAAG TTCCTTAATTTCTTGCAAGCCCATATGAGACAATTGAAGAAGATAGACTACTCTAGTTCTACAATAACAATGATGTTGGTTGGGGTTCCGAATGTTGGAAAATCAGCTCTTGCCAACTCTTTGCATAAAGTTGGCAGGGTTGGTGCTGCAG AGAAAGGGAAGTTGAAGCATGCGACTGTGAGCCCACTGCCTTGTGAGACTAAAGATATCAGCAGCTTCAAG ATCGCCAGCAATCCAAATGTATACGTATTGGATACTCCTGGAATATTGCCTCCCGTGATCAATGAAACTGAGATATGCTCAAAGCTAGCTTTAACAG GAACCATCAGAGATTCTTTAGTTGGTGAAAAAGAACTTGCTATGTACTTTCTATCGATGCTCAATTCCAGTGAAGAGTACAAGAAATGGGCTGAGTTGTCAAGCGCTCAAACAGGGAGAATGTTAGCAGATTGTGAAGCAGCATGTGCAAGTAGCTCAGACCTTGACATGAAAGGGAAAAGACGGTACCCATCAGATCACACACAG GATTTCATAGTAGATGATGTCCGCCGCACTCTTTATGAGGAAGCCTCATCATTTCAAAGAAAACTGGCTAAAAGTAAGGATTGTATGAGACTAATCGAGTTGCAACTGGAAGCCTTACCTGAAGCTTTTCGGGTTCCGCTAGAATTCGGTGATGACTCTTTTGTCAAGGTCTCGAAAAAATTACTGAATCTGTATCGTACTGGGAGGTTGGGACATTACACTTTGGACTCAGTTCCAAATCATAGTCATTTGATTTTGTAG